From a single Syngnathus scovelli strain Florida chromosome 2, RoL_Ssco_1.2, whole genome shotgun sequence genomic region:
- the LOC125989022 gene encoding dipeptidyl peptidase 4-like, producing MVSIAKVVLGVLGLVVVIVLITVPTVIYLKEEQNKNIEEKFFTLADVFNSSLKPRSPSIRWISDDEYLQRRQGSVYLHNVTTGRSSIFLSAGIFGEKEASDYQPSADRRYVAFMSNYTMLWRHSFTASYSLYDRTLNKFVEPSKLPEEIQYLAWAPAGNKLAFVWKNNVYIKTSPDSLPQQVTYNGKENQILNGIPDWVYEEEMFSSNQGLWWSPGGKYVAYAEFNDTLVPIVEFTWYGDQQYPATISIPYPKAGSPNPEVKLFVVDTDNTINISEVLVPETFISQEHYLATVTWGTDQRLAVQWLKRLQNHLILQIYDLKDFTWVPVASQEVKSSTGWVGRFSPSAPVFSNDKKSYYLLMSDPKGYKHLHHVVEGKVTAITTGEWEVIAIQKVTADSVYYSSNQEGGKPGGRNVYRWTNGEVKCLTCNLGGENCQYNSADFSHNARFYLMTCRGPGIPYSSLMDSKEGKELMRLEDNKQFGQLISDIKMPTVRRETITVAGYKLWYKMYLPPGFDESKKYPLLIDVYAGPCSQKVDFTYRVSWSTYLASTEKIIVASFDGRGSGYQGDKIMHELYKRLGTYEVEDQITAAREFIKMGFIDKDRIAIWGWSYGGYVASMVLGSGSGVFKCGMAVAPVSKWEYYDTIYTERYMTRPNDNPVAYANSTVTGRAKNFHSVQYLLIHGTADDNVHFQQAAEISEALVNEQVDFEAMWYTDKNHGLPGSAYQHVYTHMSHFIQRCFA from the exons atg GTCTCCATTGCCAAGGTGGTCCTCGGAGTTCTTGGACTGGTTGTTGTAATTGTTCTGATCACAGTACCAACTGTGATTTACTTAAAAG AGGAGCAGAATAAAAACATAGAAGAGAAGTTTTTCACACTGGCGGACGTGTTCAACAGTTCCCTCAAACCCAGATCTCCCAGCATCCGGTGGATCTCTG ATGATGAGTATTTGCAACGGCGACAAGGCTCAGTCTATCTTCATAACGTGACCACAGGAAGGTCCTCCATCTTCTTGAGCGCAGGCATATTT GGAGAAAAAGAGGCTTCCGACTATCAACCGTCTGCTGATCGTAGATATGTGGCATTTATGAGTAACTACACAATG CTGTGGAGGCATTCATTCACAGCTTCCTACTCACTTTATGATCGGACTTTGAA CAAGTTTGTAGAACCTTCTAAACTTCCTGAAGAAATCCAATATTTGGCTTGGGCACCTGCAGGGAATAAACTG GCCTTTGTGTGGAAAAATAACGTGTATATAAAGACCAGCCCGGATTCATTGCCCCAACAAGTGACATACAATGGCAAGGAGAATCAGATTTTAAATGGAATTCCAGATTGGGTGTATGAGG AGGAGATGTTCTCATCCAATCAGGGACTTTGGTGGTCCCCAGGAGGGAAATATGTGGCCTACGCCGAGTTCAATGATACCTTGGTCCCCATTGTGGAGTTCACCTGGTACGGGGATCAGCAGTATCCCGCTACTATTTCTATCCCATACCCCAAG GCAGGTTCTCCAAACCCAGAGGTGAAGCTGTTTGTTGTGGATACAGACAATACAATAAATATCTCCGAGGTCCTCGTTCCGGAAACCTTCATCTCACA GGAACACTACTTGGCCACAGTGACTTGGGGGACTGACCAGCGTCTTGCTGTCCAATGGCTAAAACGGCTCCAAAACCACCTTATCCTTCAGATTTATGACCTCAAGGACTTCACTTGGGTCCCTGTTGCG agtcaGGAAGTGAAAAGCAGCACTGGATGGGTTGGACgg TTTTCCCCATCAGCTCCAGTTTTTTCCAATGATAAGAAGAGTTATTACTTATTGATGAGTGACCCCAAAGGCTACAAGCACCTGCATCATGTTGTGGAG GGCAAGGTGACGGCAATCACGACAGGAGAATGGGAAGTCATTGCCATTCAGAAAGTAACTGCTGATAGTGT ATACTACTCAAGTAACCAAGAAGGAGGCAAACCTGGAGGAAGGAATGTTTATCG ATGGACCAATGGAGAGGTCAAGTGTCTAACTTGCAACTTGGGCGGGGAAAACTGCCAGTACAATTCTGCTGATTTCAGCCACAACGCAAGATTCTACCTCATGACCTGCCGTG GTCCGGGAATACCTTACAGTTCTCTTATGGATAGCAAAGAAGGCAAAG AGTTGATGCGTTTGGAGGATAACAAGCAATTTGGCCAACTCATTTCTGACATCAAAATGCCCACCGTGCGTCGAGAAACTATCACCGTTGCTGGATACA AGCTCTGGTACAAGATGTATTTGCCACCGGGCTTCGATGAGTCCAAGAAGTACCCCTTATTGATAGACGT GTATGCAGGGCCCTGCAGCCAGAAAGTAGACTTTACCTACCGAGTAAGCTGGTCCACATACTTGGCCAGCACAGAGAAGATCATCGTCGCCAGTTTTGATGGGAGAGGCAGCGGTTACCAAGGCGACAAGATAATGCACGAACTCTATAAACGTCTCGGAACCTACGAGGTGGAAGATCAGATAACAGCGGCGAG GGAATTCATCAAAATGGGATTTATTGACAAAGATAGAATTGCTATATGGGGATGG TCTTATGGTGGATATGTGGCTTCCATGGTTTTGGGATCCGGAAGTGGAGTCTTTAAATGCGGAATGGCAGTTGCTCCAGTCTCCAAATGGGAATATTATG ATACCATCTACACTGAGCGCTACATGACAAGGCCAAATGACAATCCAGTCGCCTACGCT AACTCAACAGTTACTGGACGGGCCAAGAACTTCCATTCAGTGCAGTATCTTCTAATTCACGGAACGGCTGACG ACAACGTGCATTTCCAGCAGGCAGCTGAGATCTCTGAAGCTCTGGTGAACGAGCAGGTGGACTTTGAAGCCATG TGGTATACGGACAAGAACCACGGACTTCCTGGTTCTGCCTACCAGCACGTCTATACCCACATGAGCCACTTCATACAGAGATGCTTCGCATGA
- the LOC125988152 gene encoding pro-glucagon-like produces the protein MTNIRSLAGLLAVLSFVQCSWQVPLQDISSSETDDALMRRHSEGTFSNDYSKYLEDRKAQDFVQWLMNNKRNGMEKRHAEGTYTSDVSSYLQDQAVKDFVAGLMSGQTRREWNVKIQDWGSNRRRHVDGSFTSDVNKVLDSMAAKEYLLWVMNSKPSEESKRGQADH, from the exons ATGACAAACATTCGCTCCTTGGCTGGCCTCCTTGCCGTCCTCAGCTTTGTCCAATGTAGCTGGCAGGTTCCTCTTCAAGACATCTCAAG TTCAGAGACAGACGATGCTTTAATGAGGAGACATTCGGAGGGAACTTTTTCCAACGACTACAGCAAATATCTTGAAGACCGGAAAGCTCAGGACTTTGTTCAGTGGCTCATGAACAACAAGCGCAACGG CATGGAAAAGCGTCACGCCGAGGGCACATACACCAGCGACGTCAGCTCATACCTTCAGGACCAGGCCGTGAAAGATTTTGTCGCCGGGCTCATGTCCGGCCAAACCAGAAGAGA ATGGAACGTCAAGATCCAGGATTGGGGGTCAAACCGGAGGAGGCACGTGGACGGAAGCTTCACCAGCGACGTGAACAAAGTGCTGGATTCCATGGCAGCCAAGGAGTACTTACTCTGGGTCATGAACTCCAAGCCTTCAGAGGAGAG